The Brachybacterium huguangmaarense genome contains a region encoding:
- the murJ gene encoding murein biosynthesis integral membrane protein MurJ has product MTDPTPGQAPAEPGDVPPAETAPTGSSRSRLVRASALMASGSIVSRVLGFVRNVLMGMLFGGTSNAVANAVDAANFLPNSIWIFIGGGVLNAILVPAIVRATERADRGSDYVSRLMTLVVLASAVLTAACIALVPVLVTVTSGALRGATLSLAIQLGFWMMPQIIFSALYVMCGQLLNAHESFGPYQWAPVMNNVVGILGACAFMLVWGTTNSDPAGWTMPMIIALAAANVGGSAAQVVFLFFYVRKLNLRLRPKWGFRGLGLGKLSRIGLWTLAMLGVAQLGIWATRWSTRGASHMSEVYMDRSDPVHASMYPALSTLSQTYMAFMIPQGIIAVALVTAAFPSIARSASRGNHDDVLRQYARTSRTLAVPMVLFTAVFIALSAPIMWVITGGTGPVASRANGLVLSGYMVGLVPFAATYLVKRVFYAYEDARAPFWMQIPNTVVSLLAIVPVILFVDPRWATAVAALVSSVGNILGWMLGLRLMSRRIRSLGARAETASQSAVVLVKLLVAGLVSLAVGLGLFLGFQDLFWTSKLAAIGLGLVVGAIMTAVYVALAWVLRVDELRALTGTVTERLRRRLP; this is encoded by the coding sequence ATGACCGACCCCACCCCTGGCCAGGCCCCTGCCGAGCCCGGCGACGTGCCGCCCGCCGAGACCGCACCGACCGGCTCGTCGCGCTCGCGCCTCGTGCGTGCGAGCGCGCTCATGGCGTCCGGCTCGATCGTGTCCCGCGTGCTGGGGTTCGTGCGCAACGTGCTCATGGGGATGCTGTTCGGGGGCACCAGCAACGCGGTGGCCAACGCCGTCGACGCCGCGAACTTCCTGCCGAACTCGATCTGGATCTTCATCGGCGGCGGCGTGCTCAACGCGATCCTCGTGCCGGCCATCGTGCGCGCGACCGAGCGCGCGGACCGCGGCTCCGACTACGTGTCGCGCCTGATGACCCTCGTGGTGCTGGCCTCCGCTGTCCTCACCGCCGCGTGCATCGCCCTGGTCCCGGTGCTCGTGACGGTCACGAGCGGCGCCTTGCGCGGGGCGACGCTGTCCCTCGCCATCCAGCTCGGGTTCTGGATGATGCCCCAGATCATCTTCTCGGCGCTCTACGTGATGTGCGGCCAGCTCCTGAACGCCCATGAGTCCTTCGGCCCGTACCAGTGGGCGCCCGTCATGAACAACGTGGTGGGCATCCTCGGCGCCTGCGCCTTCATGCTCGTGTGGGGGACGACCAACTCCGATCCCGCCGGCTGGACGATGCCGATGATCATCGCGCTCGCCGCCGCCAACGTCGGCGGCTCCGCCGCCCAGGTGGTGTTCCTCTTCTTCTACGTGCGCAAGCTGAACCTGCGGCTGCGCCCGAAGTGGGGCTTCCGGGGGCTCGGCCTGGGCAAGCTCTCGCGGATCGGTCTGTGGACCCTCGCGATGCTCGGGGTGGCGCAGCTCGGGATCTGGGCCACCCGCTGGTCCACGCGCGGGGCGAGCCACATGTCCGAGGTCTACATGGACCGATCCGACCCGGTCCACGCGTCGATGTACCCGGCCCTGTCGACGCTCTCCCAGACCTACATGGCCTTCATGATCCCGCAGGGCATCATCGCGGTCGCCCTCGTGACGGCGGCCTTCCCGTCGATCGCACGCAGCGCCTCGCGCGGCAACCACGACGACGTGCTGCGGCAGTACGCGAGGACCTCGCGCACCCTCGCCGTGCCGATGGTGCTGTTCACGGCCGTGTTCATCGCGCTGTCGGCGCCGATCATGTGGGTGATCACGGGCGGCACCGGGCCCGTCGCCTCGCGCGCCAACGGCCTGGTGCTGTCGGGCTACATGGTGGGGCTCGTGCCGTTCGCGGCGACGTACCTGGTCAAGCGTGTCTTCTATGCGTACGAGGATGCGCGCGCCCCCTTCTGGATGCAGATCCCCAACACGGTGGTCTCGCTCCTCGCGATCGTCCCGGTGATCCTCTTCGTCGACCCGCGCTGGGCCACCGCGGTCGCGGCGCTCGTCAGCTCGGTCGGCAACATCCTGGGCTGGATGCTGGGCCTGCGGCTCATGTCGCGCCGCATCCGCTCGCTCGGGGCTCGCGCCGAGACCGCCTCGCAGAGCGCCGTGGTGCTCGTCAAGCTCCTCGTCGCCGGTCTCGTGTCCCTCGCGGTGGGCCTCGGGCTCTTCCTCGGCTTCCAGGATCTGTTCTGGACGAGCAAGCTCGCGGCGATCGGGCTGGGCCTCGTGGTGGGCGCCATCATGACCGCCGTCTACGTCGCCCTCGCCTGGGTGCTGCGGGTCGACGAGCTGCGGGCCCTGACGGGGACGGTGACCGAGCGTCTGCGCCGTCGTCTGCCGTGA